One genomic region from Sciurus carolinensis chromosome 2, mSciCar1.2, whole genome shotgun sequence encodes:
- the Fam83c gene encoding protein FAM83C isoform X2, with product MLGGLGSGGTQGMAGSLRGRVEELKRPWWRESSPLVLQHSEAARLAADALLERGEAAYLRVISEERELPFLSALDMDYMTNHVRGGPEFSETQGPEASGPDRLSMLSEVTSGTYFPMASDIDPPDLDLGWPEVPQATGFSPTQAVVHFQRDKAKNIKDLLRFLFSQARTKMRVRSTCGDTYCSKAGRRFTGQALEKFVIIDCEQVVVGSYSFTWLCSQAHTSMVLQLRGRIVEDFDREFRCLYAESRPVEGFCGGEDPLSPRAPHPPPVVLAFGPGIPSPTCSSPTSTSLSSIKRSPLMGRSSYLALPGGGGCSDMGMGSSSPSLACREANGQPSLHRQLSDPNHGCLPGSYRVNLGKMGAAPWSQSSPALNHSSTGPLTPTVGSPLLPCPRPLLHFPRGVRALSRLPENGLPGCLEPNPPRGRWVPGMALETVEEKKPSLSQSHDQLDLLVPFPKAREAEGPDSRVTPNSGSLRPGEQAPEDRRLSLSKSYSQLDLLPQTQSAEGASESGSLRPSDLASEDRKLSLNHSSGHLDLLVQHPKAQGSRVPPEINTSARPGKQGLDERRQTLGHSQLDLITKFGPFRNEGPGPNILPGPSSSCMVGVGSGDEKRLTLGHSNLDLITKYHQLQGARQGPEPGLPGGPIGGHHNSSSNDLFGEEKRLTLGHSKLDLITKYNKSKFKLLRSRFES from the exons ATGTTGGGAGGCCTAGGATCTGGAGGGACCCAGGGCATGGCGGGATCCCTGCGGGGCCGGGTGGAGGAGCTGAAGCGGCCGTGGTGGCGGGAGAGCTCACCCCTGGTGCTGCAACACAGTGAAGCAGCCCGGCTGGCAGCTGACGCCCTCTTGGAGCGGGGTGAGGCTGCCTACCTACGGGTCATCTCTGAAGAGCGGGAACTGCCCTTCCTGAGTGCCCTGGACATGGACTACATGACCAACCATGTGCGTGGGGGTCCTGAGTTCAGCGAGACTCAGGGGCCCGAGGCCTCAGGACCCGACCGACTCAGCATGCTCTCTGAAGTCACCTCTGGCACTTACTTCCCCATGGCCTCTGACATAGACCCCCCAGACCTGGATCTGGGCTGGCCCGAGGTTCCACAGGCCACGGGCTTCAGCCCCACCCAGGCTGTGGTCCACTTCCAGAGAGACAAGGCCAAGAACATCAAGGACTTGCTTCGGTTCCTCTTCAGCCAGGCCCGCACG AAAATGCGTGTGCGGAGTACCTGTGGGGACACATACTGCAGCAAGGCAGGCCGTCGCTTCACGGGGCAGGCCCTGGAGAAGTTTGTCATCATCGACTGTGAGCAGGTGGTGGTGGGCAGCTACAG CTTCACCTGGCTCTGCAGTCAGGCCCACACCAGCATGGTGCTACAGCTGAGGGGCCGCATCGTGGAAGACTTTGATCGGGAGTTCCGCTGCCTGTATGCCGAGTCACGGCCTGTGGAGGGCTTCTGCGGTGGTGAGGATCCACTGTCTCCCCGGGCACCGCATCCTCCCCCAGTGGTCCTGGCCTTTGGGCCTGGCATCCCAAGCCCTACCTGCTCCTCGCCCACCAGCACCAGTCTCAGCAGCATCAAGCGCTCACCTCTCATGGGCCGTTCCTCCTACCTTGCTCTACCAGGAGGTGGTGGCTGTAGTGATATGGGCATGGGATCCTCATCCCCAAGTCTTGCCTGCCGTGAAGCCAATGGTCAACCCTCTCTGCATCGCCAGCTGTCAGACCCTAACCATGGCTGCCTTCCGGGGTCCTACAGGGTCAACCTGGGCAAGATGGGGGCGGCCCCATGGTCCCAATCTTCCCCTGCCCTCAACCACAGTAGCACTGGCCCCTTGACTCCGACAGTGGGGTCACCCCTGCTCCCCTGTCCCCGCCCCCTCCTGCACTTCCCCCGAGGGGTCCGAGCCCTGTCCCGGCTCCCAGAAAATGGGCTCCCAGGATGCCTAGAACCCAACCCTCCACGAGGTCGCTGGGTGCCTGGCATGGCCCTGGAGACAGTGGAGGAGAAGAAGCCATCATTGAGTCAGAGCCATGACCAGCTGGACCTCCTTGTCCCCTTCCCTAAAGCCCGAGAAGCAGAAGGCCCTGACTCTAGGGTTACACCCAACTCAGGCTCCCTTCGGCCAGGAGAACAGGCCCCAGAGGACAGGAGGTTGTCCCTCAGCAAGAGCTATAGCCAGTTGGATCTTCTGCCCCAGACCCAGAGTGCTGAGGGGGCCTCTGAGTCGGGTTCCCTCAGACCTAGTGATCTAGCCTCAGAGGACAGGAAGCTATCCCTAAACCACAGCAGTGGCCATCTGGACCTTCTGGTACAGCACCCTAAGGCCCAAGGCTCCAGAGTACCCCCTGAAATCAACACCTCGGCCAGGCCTGGCAAGCAGGGTCTAGATGAGCGACGGCAGACCCTGGGTCACAGTCAGCTGGACCTTATCACCAAGTTTGGTCCATTCCGAAATGAGGGGCCTGGGCCCAACATCCTCCCAGGACCAAGCTCTTCTTGCATGGTTGGAGTGGGCTCTGGGGATGAGAAGCGGCTGACTCTGGGCCACAGCAATCTGGACCTTATCACCAAATATCATCAACTGCAGGGTGCCAGGCAGGGACCTGAGCCTGGCCTCCCTGGGGGCCCCATAGGTGGCCATCACAATAGTAGTAGTAATGACCTGTTTGGGGAAGAGAAACGGCTGACTCTGGGCCACAGCAAACTAGACCTCATCACTAAGTATAACAAGTCCAAGTTCAAGCTGCTTCGCAGTCGCTTTGAATCCTAG
- the Fam83c gene encoding protein FAM83C isoform X1 → MLGGLGSGGTQGMAGSLRGRVEELKRPWWRESSPLVLQHSEAARLAADALLERGEAAYLRVISEERELPFLSALDMDYMTNHVRGGPEFSETQGPEASGPDRLSMLSEVTSGTYFPMASDIDPPDLDLGWPEVPQATGFSPTQAVVHFQRDKAKNIKDLLRFLFSQARTVVAVVMDIFTDMELLCDLMEVSSRRGVPVYLLLAQEHLRHFLEMCYKMDLNGGHLPKMRVRSTCGDTYCSKAGRRFTGQALEKFVIIDCEQVVVGSYSFTWLCSQAHTSMVLQLRGRIVEDFDREFRCLYAESRPVEGFCGGEDPLSPRAPHPPPVVLAFGPGIPSPTCSSPTSTSLSSIKRSPLMGRSSYLALPGGGGCSDMGMGSSSPSLACREANGQPSLHRQLSDPNHGCLPGSYRVNLGKMGAAPWSQSSPALNHSSTGPLTPTVGSPLLPCPRPLLHFPRGVRALSRLPENGLPGCLEPNPPRGRWVPGMALETVEEKKPSLSQSHDQLDLLVPFPKAREAEGPDSRVTPNSGSLRPGEQAPEDRRLSLSKSYSQLDLLPQTQSAEGASESGSLRPSDLASEDRKLSLNHSSGHLDLLVQHPKAQGSRVPPEINTSARPGKQGLDERRQTLGHSQLDLITKFGPFRNEGPGPNILPGPSSSCMVGVGSGDEKRLTLGHSNLDLITKYHQLQGARQGPEPGLPGGPIGGHHNSSSNDLFGEEKRLTLGHSKLDLITKYNKSKFKLLRSRFES, encoded by the exons ATGTTGGGAGGCCTAGGATCTGGAGGGACCCAGGGCATGGCGGGATCCCTGCGGGGCCGGGTGGAGGAGCTGAAGCGGCCGTGGTGGCGGGAGAGCTCACCCCTGGTGCTGCAACACAGTGAAGCAGCCCGGCTGGCAGCTGACGCCCTCTTGGAGCGGGGTGAGGCTGCCTACCTACGGGTCATCTCTGAAGAGCGGGAACTGCCCTTCCTGAGTGCCCTGGACATGGACTACATGACCAACCATGTGCGTGGGGGTCCTGAGTTCAGCGAGACTCAGGGGCCCGAGGCCTCAGGACCCGACCGACTCAGCATGCTCTCTGAAGTCACCTCTGGCACTTACTTCCCCATGGCCTCTGACATAGACCCCCCAGACCTGGATCTGGGCTGGCCCGAGGTTCCACAGGCCACGGGCTTCAGCCCCACCCAGGCTGTGGTCCACTTCCAGAGAGACAAGGCCAAGAACATCAAGGACTTGCTTCGGTTCCTCTTCAGCCAGGCCCGCACG GTGGTAGCTGTGGTGATGGACATATTTACTGATATGGAACTTCTGTGTGACCTCATGGAGGTCTCTAGCCGGCGCGGTGTCCCTGTTTACCTGCTCCTGGCCCAGGAGCACCTGAGGCACTTCCTGGAGATGTGTTACAAGATGGACCTCAATGGGGGGCACCTGCCG AAAATGCGTGTGCGGAGTACCTGTGGGGACACATACTGCAGCAAGGCAGGCCGTCGCTTCACGGGGCAGGCCCTGGAGAAGTTTGTCATCATCGACTGTGAGCAGGTGGTGGTGGGCAGCTACAG CTTCACCTGGCTCTGCAGTCAGGCCCACACCAGCATGGTGCTACAGCTGAGGGGCCGCATCGTGGAAGACTTTGATCGGGAGTTCCGCTGCCTGTATGCCGAGTCACGGCCTGTGGAGGGCTTCTGCGGTGGTGAGGATCCACTGTCTCCCCGGGCACCGCATCCTCCCCCAGTGGTCCTGGCCTTTGGGCCTGGCATCCCAAGCCCTACCTGCTCCTCGCCCACCAGCACCAGTCTCAGCAGCATCAAGCGCTCACCTCTCATGGGCCGTTCCTCCTACCTTGCTCTACCAGGAGGTGGTGGCTGTAGTGATATGGGCATGGGATCCTCATCCCCAAGTCTTGCCTGCCGTGAAGCCAATGGTCAACCCTCTCTGCATCGCCAGCTGTCAGACCCTAACCATGGCTGCCTTCCGGGGTCCTACAGGGTCAACCTGGGCAAGATGGGGGCGGCCCCATGGTCCCAATCTTCCCCTGCCCTCAACCACAGTAGCACTGGCCCCTTGACTCCGACAGTGGGGTCACCCCTGCTCCCCTGTCCCCGCCCCCTCCTGCACTTCCCCCGAGGGGTCCGAGCCCTGTCCCGGCTCCCAGAAAATGGGCTCCCAGGATGCCTAGAACCCAACCCTCCACGAGGTCGCTGGGTGCCTGGCATGGCCCTGGAGACAGTGGAGGAGAAGAAGCCATCATTGAGTCAGAGCCATGACCAGCTGGACCTCCTTGTCCCCTTCCCTAAAGCCCGAGAAGCAGAAGGCCCTGACTCTAGGGTTACACCCAACTCAGGCTCCCTTCGGCCAGGAGAACAGGCCCCAGAGGACAGGAGGTTGTCCCTCAGCAAGAGCTATAGCCAGTTGGATCTTCTGCCCCAGACCCAGAGTGCTGAGGGGGCCTCTGAGTCGGGTTCCCTCAGACCTAGTGATCTAGCCTCAGAGGACAGGAAGCTATCCCTAAACCACAGCAGTGGCCATCTGGACCTTCTGGTACAGCACCCTAAGGCCCAAGGCTCCAGAGTACCCCCTGAAATCAACACCTCGGCCAGGCCTGGCAAGCAGGGTCTAGATGAGCGACGGCAGACCCTGGGTCACAGTCAGCTGGACCTTATCACCAAGTTTGGTCCATTCCGAAATGAGGGGCCTGGGCCCAACATCCTCCCAGGACCAAGCTCTTCTTGCATGGTTGGAGTGGGCTCTGGGGATGAGAAGCGGCTGACTCTGGGCCACAGCAATCTGGACCTTATCACCAAATATCATCAACTGCAGGGTGCCAGGCAGGGACCTGAGCCTGGCCTCCCTGGGGGCCCCATAGGTGGCCATCACAATAGTAGTAGTAATGACCTGTTTGGGGAAGAGAAACGGCTGACTCTGGGCCACAGCAAACTAGACCTCATCACTAAGTATAACAAGTCCAAGTTCAAGCTGCTTCGCAGTCGCTTTGAATCCTAG